Proteins found in one Deltaproteobacteria bacterium genomic segment:
- a CDS encoding diacylglycerol kinase family lipid kinase, whose protein sequence is MRTFRPFFIVNPAAGRGRLGRDWPDIQNLLSRDLGPVAHHLTRTPRDGEEAVRCALKEGFDLIVAVGGDGTLSNCLNGFIWNDKAVNPKAALGILPFGTGSDFARYFKIPRDPRNFAARLQNRKTSVVDIGKATCRDSSGKKTVRYFVNIASAGIVGRVDYWSNHAPWIFGSKGAYVYGSVRGLLEYRPAPVFYSADGEREEVEPLMILVANGPHFGSGMRPAPMARPNDGLFDVVAVEKMTFLQTLNFFPRLYTGGHVKLPQVKSLKTRKVAMDLKNKKDVVYVETDGDTIGRLPALFEIIPKAIRFKV, encoded by the coding sequence ATGAGAACTTTTCGTCCTTTTTTTATTGTCAACCCGGCCGCCGGACGGGGAAGGCTTGGCCGTGACTGGCCGGATATCCAAAACCTCCTCTCCAGGGATTTGGGGCCGGTGGCCCATCATCTCACGCGGACACCGCGCGACGGCGAAGAGGCCGTTCGTTGCGCGTTAAAGGAAGGCTTCGATCTGATCGTGGCCGTGGGGGGGGACGGCACGCTCTCCAACTGCCTCAACGGTTTTATTTGGAACGACAAGGCGGTCAACCCAAAGGCGGCGCTGGGGATCTTGCCGTTTGGCACGGGGAGCGATTTCGCCCGCTATTTTAAAATCCCGCGAGACCCCCGCAATTTCGCGGCCCGTTTGCAAAACCGCAAAACATCGGTTGTCGATATCGGAAAGGCGACTTGCAGAGATTCATCCGGCAAAAAAACGGTCCGCTACTTCGTGAATATCGCCAGCGCCGGCATTGTGGGACGGGTGGACTACTGGTCCAACCATGCGCCGTGGATCTTCGGGTCGAAGGGGGCCTATGTCTACGGTTCCGTGCGCGGCCTTCTGGAATACAGGCCGGCGCCGGTTTTTTATTCTGCTGACGGCGAACGCGAGGAAGTGGAGCCACTCATGATTCTCGTCGCCAACGGTCCCCACTTCGGGTCGGGGATGAGGCCGGCCCCGATGGCGAGGCCGAATGACGGATTATTTGACGTCGTCGCCGTTGAAAAAATGACGTTTCTTCAAACGCTTAATTTTTTTCCGCGGCTCTACACTGGCGGCCATGTCAAACTGCCGCAGGTGAAAAGCCTTAAAACGCGAAAAGTGGCGATGGATCTGAAGAATAAAAAAGATGTCGTTTATGTGGAAACCGACGGCGACACCATCGGCCGTCTCCCCGCCCTGTTCGAAATTATTCCCAAAGCGATCCGGTTCAAGGTGTAA